In Fibrobacter sp. UWB10, a single window of DNA contains:
- the rsmD gene encoding 16S rRNA (guanine(966)-N(2))-methyltransferase RsmD: MPIRITGGLMRGRNVPSPDTMKTRPTASRTREALFNILQGVENFRMLDLFAGSGIMGIEALSRGAASVVAVEMAHAQARLVLQAYKALSLESKLTLLEKNALTLDKESLCASEGFDLIYADPPFKDMDYPDLRPYWEWLNPGGVAVFEAPSRNLPAWVKEADEAETVQVRRYGESSLVIYRL, encoded by the coding sequence ATGCCCATTCGCATTACTGGTGGACTTATGCGGGGAAGGAATGTTCCTTCTCCGGATACCATGAAGACTAGGCCAACGGCTTCCCGTACAAGGGAGGCCTTGTTCAACATTTTACAAGGTGTCGAAAACTTCCGCATGCTCGACTTGTTCGCAGGTTCGGGCATTATGGGTATCGAGGCTTTGAGCCGAGGCGCTGCAAGCGTCGTGGCGGTCGAAATGGCGCATGCCCAGGCGCGACTTGTGTTGCAAGCGTACAAAGCCTTGTCGCTGGAATCGAAACTTACTTTGTTAGAAAAGAATGCCTTGACGTTAGACAAGGAATCCTTGTGTGCAAGTGAAGGCTTTGACCTGATTTACGCGGACCCTCCGTTCAAGGATATGGATTACCCGGACTTGCGCCCGTATTGGGAGTGGTTGAATCCGGGTGGCGTTGCCGTGTTCGAAGCACCGAGCCGCAATCTGCCAGCATGGGTCAAGGAAGCCGACGAGGCGGAAACTGTGCAAGTCCGCCGCTACGGCGAATCTTCATT